The Streptomyces achromogenes DNA segment GAGGGGCGGCGTCAGGCGGTGCGCCCGAGCGTCTCCCGCGGGTCCTGGGCGCGTGACCGGTGGGCCAGGTACGCCAGTGTCCCCAGCAGCAGCCGGGCCTCCGGCGGGCGGGTCGCCGAGTCCAGCGCGGGCGGGCGCAGCCAGCGCACCGGGCCGAGGCCGCCGCGGTCGGAGGGCGGGGCCGTGATGAACGCGCCGGGGCCGAGGCCGCGCAGGTCGAGGGCGGCCGGATCGTCCCAGCCCATCCGGTAGAGCAGGTCCGTCAGCTCGGCGGCGGCGCCGGGAGCGACGAAGAACTGGGTGCGGCCCTCGGGTGTGGCGATGACCGGGCCGAGAGGCAGGCCCATGCGCTCGAGGCGGACCAGGGCGCGCCGCCCGGCGGGCTCGGGGACGTCCAGCACGTCGAACGCGCGTCCGACGGGCAGCATCACCGCGGCG contains these protein-coding regions:
- a CDS encoding bifunctional DNA primase/polymerase, whose protein sequence is MGFTIGGIREIRSGARRRGRSSECTAVAEFTGLWGWDAVPGARAAAGVCSCGRSGCREPGAHPLEFAPRVPAGATLDDVGRTWGGFPGAAVMLPVGRAFDVLDVPEPAGRRALVRLERMGLPLGPVIATPEGRTQFFVAPGAAAELTDLLYRMGWDDPAALDLRGLGPGAFITAPPSDRGGLGPVRWLRPPALDSATRPPEARLLLGTLAYLAHRSRAQDPRETLGRTA